The Corallococcus caeni genome includes a region encoding these proteins:
- a CDS encoding class I SAM-dependent rRNA methyltransferase, translating into MLSTYLSREAARKLRHGAPWLRREDIVSIEGEPQPGTPMQLKDEDGQLLGLGDVDLQASYAVRRLGLPDESVEGLIPRRVRHAFERRGRLVDDPRFCRIINDDGDGLPGLIVDRYDQHFVVQTLTRSMDARQEEITRTLGEVTGAASVLLRNDTSRRKALGLPAQRPHVMYGAPPRWCRLLEMGARFTVDLTYGKGTGYGYDHRELRRFLGRTGNGDRVLDVACNVGGLFVHAGRHGAKQILAFDGNADAADLARENAEANGLLGRVTVEQGEPLAVLRALKETFDLVLLDTLGVASEEDFIEQVRLGLRRTRHGGRLLVVGYHPPVGLGSFTECVATACEQEARIAFRLVKMGLPPDHPAPVGSPGAEYLEAVALEVS; encoded by the coding sequence TTGCTCAGCACCTACCTGTCCCGAGAAGCCGCCCGCAAGCTTCGCCATGGCGCGCCCTGGCTTCGCCGCGAGGACATCGTCTCCATCGAGGGCGAACCGCAGCCGGGCACGCCCATGCAGCTCAAGGACGAGGACGGGCAGCTTTTGGGCCTGGGGGACGTGGACCTCCAGGCCTCCTACGCCGTGCGCCGCCTGGGCCTGCCGGACGAGTCCGTGGAGGGGCTCATCCCCCGCCGTGTGCGCCATGCCTTCGAGCGGCGCGGCCGGCTGGTGGACGACCCGCGCTTCTGCCGCATCATCAACGACGACGGGGACGGGCTGCCGGGCCTCATCGTGGACCGGTATGATCAGCACTTCGTCGTCCAGACGCTCACCCGCTCCATGGACGCGCGGCAGGAGGAGATCACCCGCACGCTGGGAGAGGTGACGGGGGCGGCCTCCGTGCTCCTTCGCAACGACACGTCACGGCGCAAGGCCCTGGGCCTGCCCGCGCAGCGCCCGCACGTGATGTACGGCGCGCCGCCGCGCTGGTGCCGCCTGCTGGAGATGGGCGCGCGCTTCACCGTGGACCTCACCTACGGCAAGGGCACGGGCTACGGGTACGACCACCGCGAGCTGCGCCGCTTCCTGGGGCGCACCGGCAACGGGGACCGGGTGCTGGACGTGGCGTGCAACGTGGGCGGCCTGTTCGTCCACGCGGGGCGCCACGGGGCGAAGCAGATATTGGCCTTCGACGGCAACGCGGACGCGGCGGACCTGGCGCGCGAGAACGCGGAGGCCAACGGCCTGCTCGGCCGGGTGACGGTGGAACAGGGCGAGCCGCTGGCCGTGCTCCGGGCCCTCAAGGAGACCTTCGACCTGGTGCTGCTGGACACGCTGGGCGTGGCGTCCGAGGAGGACTTCATCGAACAGGTGCGGCTGGGCCTGAGGCGCACCCGCCATGGGGGGCGGCTGCTGGTGGTCGGTTATCACCCACCAGTGGGCCTGGGCTCGTTCACCGAGTGCGTGGCCACGGCGTGCGAGCAGGAGGCGCGGATCGCCTTCCGGCTGGTGAAGATGGGCCTGCCGCCGGACCACCCGGCGCCGGTCGGCTCCCCGGGGGCCGAGTACCTGGAGGCGGTGGCGCTGGAGGTGAGCTGA
- a CDS encoding TatD family hydrolase, with the protein MKLVDAHCHLEPKDYADVAPVLERARAAGLVHAVLVGQFHGPGDWGHALEVAARHPDFLSPTLGIHPHEAARATEADFEMLERTCARPELRAVGEAGLDYYYDHSPREVQATVFRRQCALAKRLSKPLVVHVRDAHDDCEAALAAEDVTNGVIHCFTGDTAAARKYLDRGFFLSLSGVVTYKKTEALQDAVRFAPLERLMVETDSPFLAPVPHRGRKNEPAHVLETAKKVAELKGVSLEEVARVTTANAVRLFNLTLG; encoded by the coding sequence ATGAAACTGGTTGATGCGCACTGCCACCTGGAGCCGAAGGACTACGCGGACGTGGCGCCGGTGCTGGAGCGCGCCCGCGCCGCGGGGCTGGTGCACGCGGTGCTGGTGGGCCAGTTCCACGGCCCCGGTGACTGGGGGCACGCGCTGGAGGTCGCCGCCCGGCACCCGGACTTCCTGTCGCCCACGCTGGGCATCCACCCGCACGAGGCCGCCCGCGCGACGGAAGCGGACTTCGAGATGCTGGAGCGCACCTGCGCGCGGCCGGAGCTGCGCGCCGTGGGCGAGGCCGGGCTGGACTACTACTACGACCACTCGCCGCGCGAGGTGCAGGCCACCGTCTTCCGGCGCCAGTGCGCGCTCGCGAAGCGCCTGTCCAAGCCGCTGGTGGTGCACGTGCGCGATGCGCATGACGACTGCGAGGCGGCCCTGGCGGCGGAGGACGTCACGAACGGCGTCATCCACTGCTTCACCGGCGACACGGCCGCGGCCCGCAAGTACCTGGACCGGGGCTTCTTCCTGTCGCTGTCCGGCGTCGTCACCTACAAGAAGACGGAGGCCCTCCAGGACGCGGTGCGCTTCGCGCCGCTGGAGCGCCTGATGGTGGAGACGGACAGCCCCTTCCTCGCGCCGGTGCCCCACCGCGGCCGCAAGAACGAGCCCGCGCACGTGCTGGAGACGGCGAAGAAGGTGGCGGAGCTGAAGGGCGTCTCGCTGGAGGAGGTGGCCCGCGTCACCACCGCGAACGCGGTCCGCCTCTTCAACCTCACCCTGGGCTGA
- a CDS encoding diacylglycerol kinase encodes MTVPAPSRPQFPSRRSNGLFASFGHAWAGLIHTVAWQRNMRIHLISGVLVGLVGSGIPLGLAEKVTLIFCVLLIFFAEILNSALEQLVDLAVQQFDEKARLTKDAAAAGVLVLAGGTVVIFAAILINYWETVRTSTDAIFRQVALGLPLAGCATVLVLPQPRPAAVDVLAFLLAMGLLALTAPTSASLVFTVLTAALLVIAAAAARERRRHPQP; translated from the coding sequence ATGACCGTTCCTGCGCCCTCCCGTCCCCAGTTTCCCTCCCGCCGCAGCAACGGACTGTTCGCCTCGTTCGGACATGCGTGGGCGGGCCTCATCCACACCGTGGCCTGGCAGCGCAACATGCGCATCCACCTCATCTCCGGCGTGCTGGTGGGGCTGGTGGGCAGCGGCATCCCGCTGGGGCTCGCGGAGAAGGTCACGCTCATCTTCTGCGTGCTGCTCATCTTCTTCGCCGAAATCCTGAACAGCGCGCTGGAGCAGCTGGTGGACCTGGCCGTGCAGCAGTTCGACGAGAAGGCCCGGCTCACCAAGGACGCGGCCGCGGCGGGCGTGCTCGTGCTCGCGGGCGGCACGGTGGTCATCTTCGCCGCCATCCTGATCAACTACTGGGAGACCGTGCGCACCAGCACCGACGCCATCTTCCGGCAGGTCGCGCTGGGCCTGCCGCTGGCCGGCTGCGCCACGGTGCTGGTGCTGCCCCAGCCCCGGCCCGCCGCCGTGGACGTGCTCGCGTTCCTGCTGGCCATGGGGTTGCTCGCGCTGACGGCGCCCACCTCCGCGAGCCTCGTTTTCACCGTGCTCACCGCCGCGCTGCTCGTCATCGCCGCCGCGGCGGCCCGCGAGCGCAGGCGCCATCCACAGCCCTGA
- the metG gene encoding methionine--tRNA ligase — translation MAERTLVTSALPYANGAVHLGHAVEYIQTDIYVRFLRSCGQDVVYFCADDTHGTPIEINAAKQGIPPEQFVARFHDEHQRDFRDFDIRFDYFHSTNSPENRHYAELIYGRLKDAGDIDRRDIEQTYCEKDKRFLPDRFIRGTCPNCKSVDQYGDACEKCGKTYNPTDLIDPRCALCGTPPVRRNSVHLFFKLSRHADFLQEVLKRPGFIHPGLATQLQGFFEKGLADWDISRDGPYFGFAIPGETDKFFYVWLDAPIGYIATTEKWAKESGRFPDALAYWGKDAPTRIVHFIGKDIVYFHALFWPAVLKVAGFHIPNEIKVHGHLTVNGEKMSKSRGTMVAARDYLDLLDPSYLRYFYAANLGAGVEDLDLNLKDFRLRVNGELVNNVGNLANRALSLLAGPLEKKLAPGRAEGAGRKLVEDALARVPEVREAFEKLEYRNAIKVITEIASTANAFLQTAAPWALVKKDAEAARADLSDAADVAYLVGALLAPVTPRVSEKLFAQLGAQPLTFQALATAKYPLLDRTRPLGTPEPLLPRLEEERVNAIIKVPEGTPAAEPAKAGGKDKKTEKKPVEAKSPEGVPTTQASPGAGAAEGAPAADIEYADFAKVVLKAGRIVAAEKVKGADKLLKLDVDLGEGTPRTIVSGIAEAYAPEAVAGRRVVVVANLKPRKLKGIESRGMLLTAGSGGKDLSLLDPGDVPPGADVK, via the coding sequence ATGGCGGAGAGAACCCTCGTCACCAGCGCCCTTCCGTACGCGAACGGCGCCGTCCACCTCGGCCACGCCGTCGAGTACATCCAGACGGACATCTACGTCCGCTTCCTTCGCTCGTGCGGCCAGGACGTCGTCTATTTCTGCGCGGACGACACCCACGGCACGCCCATTGAAATCAACGCCGCGAAGCAGGGCATCCCGCCGGAGCAGTTCGTCGCGCGCTTCCACGACGAGCACCAGCGCGACTTCCGCGACTTCGACATCCGCTTCGACTACTTCCACTCCACCAACTCGCCGGAGAACCGCCACTACGCGGAGCTCATCTACGGGCGCTTGAAGGACGCGGGCGACATCGACCGCCGCGACATCGAGCAGACCTACTGCGAGAAGGACAAGCGCTTCCTGCCGGACCGCTTCATCCGGGGCACCTGTCCCAACTGCAAGTCGGTGGACCAGTACGGCGACGCTTGTGAGAAGTGCGGCAAGACGTACAACCCCACGGACCTCATCGACCCGCGCTGCGCGCTGTGTGGCACGCCGCCGGTGCGCCGCAACTCCGTGCACTTGTTCTTCAAGCTGTCGCGCCACGCGGACTTCCTGCAGGAGGTGCTCAAGCGCCCCGGCTTCATCCACCCGGGCCTCGCCACCCAGCTCCAGGGCTTCTTCGAGAAGGGCCTGGCGGACTGGGACATCAGCCGCGACGGGCCGTACTTCGGCTTCGCCATCCCCGGTGAGACGGACAAGTTCTTCTACGTCTGGCTGGATGCGCCCATCGGGTACATCGCCACGACGGAGAAGTGGGCGAAGGAGTCGGGCCGCTTCCCGGACGCGCTCGCGTACTGGGGCAAGGACGCGCCCACGCGCATCGTCCACTTCATCGGCAAGGACATCGTCTACTTCCACGCGCTGTTCTGGCCCGCGGTGCTGAAGGTCGCGGGGTTCCACATCCCCAACGAGATCAAGGTGCACGGGCACCTGACCGTGAACGGGGAGAAGATGTCCAAGAGCCGCGGCACCATGGTGGCCGCGCGCGACTACCTGGACCTCCTGGACCCCAGCTACCTGCGCTACTTCTACGCGGCCAACCTGGGGGCGGGCGTGGAGGACCTGGACCTCAACCTCAAGGACTTCCGCCTCCGGGTGAACGGCGAGCTCGTCAACAACGTGGGCAACCTGGCCAACCGCGCGCTGTCGCTGCTGGCCGGGCCGCTGGAGAAGAAGCTCGCGCCGGGCCGCGCGGAAGGGGCGGGGCGCAAGCTGGTGGAGGACGCGCTGGCGCGCGTGCCGGAGGTGCGCGAGGCGTTCGAGAAGCTGGAGTACCGCAACGCCATCAAGGTGATTACCGAGATCGCCTCCACCGCGAACGCGTTCCTGCAGACGGCCGCGCCGTGGGCGCTGGTGAAGAAGGACGCGGAGGCCGCGCGGGCGGACCTGTCGGACGCGGCGGACGTGGCGTACCTGGTGGGCGCGCTGCTGGCGCCGGTGACGCCGCGCGTGTCGGAGAAGCTGTTCGCGCAGCTGGGGGCCCAGCCGCTGACGTTCCAGGCACTCGCCACCGCGAAGTACCCGCTGCTGGACCGCACCCGTCCGCTGGGCACGCCGGAGCCGCTGCTGCCCCGCCTGGAGGAGGAGCGCGTCAACGCCATCATCAAGGTCCCCGAGGGGACGCCGGCCGCCGAGCCCGCGAAGGCCGGTGGCAAGGACAAGAAGACGGAGAAGAAGCCCGTGGAAGCGAAGAGTCCGGAAGGCGTGCCCACCACGCAGGCGTCCCCTGGCGCGGGGGCGGCGGAGGGGGCGCCCGCGGCCGACATCGAGTACGCGGACTTCGCCAAGGTGGTGCTGAAGGCGGGGCGCATCGTGGCCGCGGAGAAGGTGAAGGGCGCGGACAAGCTGCTCAAGCTGGACGTGGACCTGGGCGAGGGCACGCCGCGCACCATCGTCTCCGGCATCGCGGAGGCGTACGCGCCGGAGGCGGTGGCGGGCCGGCGCGTGGTGGTGGTGGCGAACCTCAAGCCGCGCAAGCTCAAGGGCATCGAGTCGCGCGGCATGCTGTTGACGGCGGGCTCGGGCGGCAAGGACCTGTCCCTGCTGGATCCGGGCGACGTGCCGCCCGGCGCCGACGTGAAGTAG
- a CDS encoding HD domain-containing phosphohydrolase, whose product MAKRLGERLIEAGLVTPGAVEQGLEHQKITGHKLGDCLVELGLLQEAALLRLLANEFQTRFVTADKLAKARIDTKVLDKLPVRLAEAQNVLPLAIDPERKLLSVVAAEPQNKSLLDEIALVTGMSEVYAYIGLRSAISAAIRKHYYGDPTAFTTLLEGPSASNGPRRPDTPSNTHVGAEPGRGGSSAGRSATSLSMRLETDARMRLQRAGSGTNVARVSTQRREPGGPRGLISDTDYVETLSLMVGLLEQDRPRHRGHSAQLARQAGIVGQRMGMPHKELAALSIAAYLHDLGKPSERHYSLASNAANAEWKAQAKACCRAPTKLFETVHLPAQVNTILAQLYEAWDGSGTPQGAKGEDITLGARILAAVDSFLELTKNPGNAHGRVFTKQQALEHLKQHAGVLYDPVVADIVGQLQSGSLLVHRLASEGRQVLIAEPDEATRGELLEAVLKQELVAHALSTLDGALDGLARQDCDVLVVSLRLGQQEVMDLLEAVRSTPESAGLPIAVVGEPDAQARERLLMAGATAVLSPGDKAEVARTVLSLFQDRVQHNGPGRVVRGSFDELPPKDLLRTLGGGKKSGKLQLRHHTLEGSLHLERGRVVHAAFGGHSGEPALQALLKMKQADFVYDPDALLLDMPQLDQDLEALANALSPG is encoded by the coding sequence ATGGCGAAGCGGCTGGGAGAGCGGTTGATTGAGGCCGGCCTCGTGACCCCCGGGGCCGTGGAGCAGGGTCTGGAGCACCAGAAGATCACCGGCCACAAGCTGGGGGACTGTCTGGTGGAGCTGGGCCTGCTCCAGGAGGCCGCGCTGCTGCGGCTCCTGGCCAACGAGTTCCAGACCCGCTTCGTCACCGCGGACAAGCTGGCCAAGGCCCGTATCGACACGAAGGTCCTGGACAAGCTGCCGGTGCGGCTGGCGGAAGCACAGAACGTGCTCCCGCTGGCCATCGATCCGGAGCGCAAGCTGCTATCGGTGGTGGCCGCCGAGCCGCAGAACAAGTCGCTGCTCGACGAGATCGCGCTCGTCACCGGCATGTCGGAGGTCTACGCGTACATCGGCCTGCGCAGCGCCATCTCCGCGGCCATCCGCAAGCACTACTACGGCGACCCCACGGCGTTCACCACGCTGCTGGAGGGCCCCAGCGCCTCCAACGGGCCCCGCCGTCCGGACACCCCGTCCAACACGCACGTGGGCGCGGAGCCCGGGCGCGGCGGATCCTCCGCCGGCCGGAGCGCCACCAGCCTGAGCATGCGGCTGGAGACGGACGCGCGGATGCGGCTGCAGCGCGCCGGCAGCGGCACCAACGTGGCGCGCGTCTCCACGCAGCGCCGCGAGCCGGGCGGCCCGCGCGGGCTCATCAGCGACACGGACTACGTGGAGACGCTGAGCCTGATGGTGGGCCTGCTGGAGCAGGACCGGCCCCGGCACCGGGGACACTCCGCGCAGCTGGCGCGGCAGGCGGGCATCGTCGGCCAGCGCATGGGCATGCCCCACAAGGAGCTGGCGGCGCTGTCCATCGCCGCGTACCTGCACGACCTGGGCAAGCCGTCGGAGCGCCACTACTCGCTGGCGAGCAACGCGGCCAACGCGGAGTGGAAGGCGCAGGCGAAGGCGTGCTGCCGCGCGCCCACGAAGCTCTTTGAAACGGTGCACCTGCCCGCGCAGGTGAACACCATCCTCGCGCAGCTGTACGAGGCCTGGGACGGCTCCGGCACGCCCCAGGGCGCCAAGGGCGAGGACATCACCCTGGGCGCGCGCATCCTGGCGGCGGTGGACAGCTTCCTGGAGCTGACCAAGAACCCGGGCAACGCGCACGGCCGCGTCTTCACCAAGCAGCAGGCGCTGGAGCACCTCAAGCAGCACGCGGGCGTGCTCTACGACCCGGTGGTGGCGGACATCGTCGGCCAGCTCCAGAGCGGTTCGCTGCTGGTGCACCGGCTGGCCAGCGAGGGCCGGCAGGTGCTCATCGCGGAGCCGGACGAGGCCACGCGCGGCGAGCTGCTGGAGGCGGTGCTCAAGCAGGAGCTGGTGGCGCACGCGCTGTCCACGCTGGACGGCGCGCTGGACGGCCTGGCGCGGCAGGACTGCGACGTGCTGGTGGTGAGCCTGCGGCTGGGTCAGCAGGAGGTGATGGACCTGCTGGAGGCCGTGCGCTCCACGCCGGAGAGCGCGGGCCTGCCCATCGCCGTGGTGGGCGAACCGGATGCGCAGGCGCGCGAGCGGCTGCTCATGGCGGGCGCGACGGCGGTGCTGTCCCCGGGCGACAAGGCGGAGGTGGCCCGCACGGTGCTGTCCCTCTTCCAGGACCGGGTGCAGCACAACGGCCCGGGCCGGGTGGTGCGCGGCAGCTTCGACGAGCTGCCACCGAAGGATCTGCTCCGCACGCTGGGCGGCGGCAAGAAGAGCGGGAAGCTCCAGCTGCGGCACCACACGCTGGAGGGCTCGCTGCACCTGGAGCGCGGACGCGTGGTGCACGCGGCGTTCGGCGGCCACTCGGGGGAGCCCGCGCTGCAGGCCCTGCTGAAGATGAAGCAGGCGGACTTCGTCTACGACCCGGACGCGCTGCTCCTGGACATGCCGCAGTTGGATCAGGACCTGGAGGCCCTGGCCAACGCGCTCAGCCCAGGGTGA
- a CDS encoding HEAT repeat domain-containing protein gives MADWRAERDRALLTLEREKRPASRAEAADLLFQLASEEPTHADAFADVLVRLLADAQPEVRRSGVSLASVILPPEQLPDMLLPRLRDEDTRVRLEATGRLADLALPHARGALAGMLEDPTPEVRFEAARGIASLKHPAGLDVLVAALDVDTLRFRALGALAELEDARALPAVKRLFGKWLLPAFDKTQAAGVLLKLGDPEGADWLMQRTRKKWSADRALAVELCGELKVPGALERLKDILADAKDPCRGAAARGLGRLGDARALPWLLAVLEDRSATEDDRLDAADGLWRLGVAEGLERVRAAVPTFASEEARTELEELFRESP, from the coding sequence GTGGCGGACTGGCGTGCCGAGCGGGACCGCGCCCTGTTGACCCTGGAGCGTGAGAAGCGTCCGGCGAGCCGGGCCGAGGCGGCGGACCTGTTGTTCCAGCTGGCCTCCGAGGAGCCCACGCACGCCGACGCGTTCGCGGACGTGCTCGTGCGCCTGCTCGCGGATGCGCAGCCGGAGGTGCGCCGCTCGGGCGTGAGCCTCGCGTCCGTCATCCTGCCGCCGGAGCAGCTGCCGGACATGCTCCTGCCCCGGCTGCGCGACGAGGACACCCGCGTGCGGCTGGAGGCCACCGGGCGGCTCGCGGACCTGGCGCTGCCACACGCGCGCGGGGCCCTGGCCGGCATGCTGGAGGACCCCACCCCGGAGGTCCGCTTCGAGGCCGCGCGAGGCATCGCCTCCCTCAAGCACCCGGCGGGCCTGGACGTGCTCGTGGCCGCGCTGGACGTGGACACGCTGCGCTTCCGGGCGCTGGGCGCGCTGGCGGAGCTGGAGGACGCGCGGGCGCTGCCGGCGGTGAAGCGCCTCTTCGGCAAGTGGCTCCTGCCCGCCTTCGACAAGACGCAGGCCGCGGGCGTGCTGCTGAAGCTGGGGGACCCGGAGGGCGCGGACTGGCTGATGCAGCGCACGCGCAAGAAGTGGAGCGCGGACCGGGCGCTGGCGGTGGAGCTGTGCGGCGAGCTGAAGGTCCCCGGCGCGCTGGAGCGGCTGAAGGACATCCTCGCGGACGCGAAGGACCCGTGCCGGGGCGCCGCCGCGCGCGGGCTGGGCCGGTTGGGAGATGCCCGGGCGCTGCCCTGGCTGCTCGCCGTGCTGGAGGACCGGAGCGCGACCGAGGACGACCGGCTGGACGCGGCGGATGGCCTCTGGCGCCTGGGCGTGGCGGAGGGGCTGGAGCGCGTGCGCGCCGCCGTGCCCACCTTCGCCTCGGAAGAGGCGCGCACGGAGCTGGAAGAGCTGTTTCGGGAGAGCCCATGA
- a CDS encoding OB-fold nucleic acid binding domain-containing protein: MTTENESQAATTSTPEASVETVRKVYAADLREKDRVNTVFRVTKKEKVNARSGKVFLSLSLADKSGTVDARVFDQVDALEPVFQNGDYVLVQGNVIVFHGRTQVVVEAVERLDPEPLDPKEFEPPPAPPAEAKSHESKSGEAKPAAEAKSGEAKSGEAKASEGKPERHEGGGGPRAVGQIRELITERVNDPFVKQLLLAFLDDAQVSTALPVAPAAKGVHRAWRGGLAEHVLSVMRLTLRVSDHYPMADRDLLLAGAFLHDVMKGGDGASDKGFDTSDEGRLVGHAVLAAQKIREKTLGIPGFPPLLEQHLTHLAISQQGPAGAPGAKVPVTLEAQIVDTLSALDARISAWVEAMQRDPNERWTDHLRAYDRSLWKGFVPTGRGRAPVEGGRRKQREEKRKARADKGAPAQTGEGTPAPASQEARPERPPRPPREPRAERPPREERGPREERPPRPPREDRPPRDPKSLPGELTFKPFSALAPSAPAKSGGEGGGSSEG, from the coding sequence ATGACAACCGAAAACGAGTCCCAGGCCGCGACCACTTCCACCCCGGAGGCTTCCGTCGAGACCGTCCGCAAGGTGTACGCGGCGGACCTGCGCGAGAAGGATCGCGTCAATACCGTCTTCCGCGTCACCAAGAAGGAGAAGGTGAACGCGCGCAGCGGCAAGGTGTTCCTGTCGCTGTCCCTGGCCGACAAGAGCGGCACGGTGGACGCGCGCGTGTTCGACCAGGTGGACGCGCTCGAACCCGTCTTCCAGAACGGTGACTACGTCCTCGTGCAGGGCAATGTCATCGTCTTCCACGGCCGCACCCAGGTCGTCGTGGAGGCTGTGGAGCGGCTGGATCCGGAGCCGCTCGACCCCAAGGAGTTCGAGCCGCCCCCCGCCCCGCCCGCCGAGGCGAAGTCCCACGAGTCGAAGTCCGGCGAAGCGAAGCCCGCGGCCGAGGCGAAGTCCGGCGAAGCGAAGTCCGGCGAGGCCAAGGCCTCCGAGGGCAAGCCCGAGCGCCACGAGGGCGGCGGTGGACCGCGCGCGGTGGGGCAGATCCGCGAGCTCATCACCGAGCGCGTCAACGACCCGTTCGTGAAGCAGCTGCTGCTGGCGTTCCTGGACGACGCGCAGGTGTCCACGGCGCTGCCGGTGGCGCCCGCGGCGAAGGGCGTGCACCGCGCGTGGCGCGGCGGGCTGGCCGAGCACGTCCTGTCGGTGATGCGCCTGACGCTGCGCGTGTCGGACCACTACCCCATGGCGGACCGCGACCTGCTGCTGGCCGGCGCGTTCCTGCACGACGTGATGAAGGGCGGCGACGGCGCGTCCGACAAGGGCTTCGACACCTCCGACGAGGGCCGGCTGGTGGGCCACGCGGTGCTGGCGGCGCAGAAGATCCGCGAGAAGACCCTGGGCATCCCGGGCTTCCCACCGCTCCTGGAGCAGCACCTGACGCACCTGGCGATCTCCCAGCAGGGCCCGGCCGGCGCCCCCGGCGCGAAGGTGCCGGTGACGCTGGAGGCGCAGATCGTCGACACGCTCAGCGCGCTCGACGCGCGCATCTCCGCGTGGGTGGAGGCCATGCAGCGCGACCCGAACGAGCGCTGGACGGATCACCTGCGCGCATACGACCGCTCGCTCTGGAAGGGCTTCGTGCCCACCGGCCGCGGCCGGGCCCCGGTGGAGGGCGGCCGCCGCAAGCAGCGCGAGGAGAAGCGCAAGGCGCGCGCGGACAAGGGCGCTCCCGCCCAGACCGGCGAGGGCACCCCCGCCCCCGCCTCCCAGGAAGCCCGTCCGGAGCGTCCGCCGCGGCCTCCGCGCGAGCCCCGCGCCGAGCGTCCGCCGCGCGAGGAGCGTGGCCCCCGCGAGGAGCGCCCGCCGCGGCCTCCGCGCGAGGACCGTCCGCCGCGCGACCCCAAAAGCCTGCCCGGCGAGCTGACCTTCAAGCCGTTCAGCGCGCTGGCCCCGTCCGCGCCCGCGAAGTCCGGTGGTGAGGGCGGTGGCTCCTCGGAGGGCTGA
- a CDS encoding NAD(P)/FAD-dependent oxidoreductase: protein MAYRVNNIGLWLDEPEELLGQRAAEKLGVTRSDLASVRVVRSVLDARKKGSPRYIYTLEVELAPGRKAPRLPPDVSEAPPAPEAPPRVKEPEKLPLIIGTGPAGLFCALGLLERGVRSILLERGKEVVTRRKDVAKLMRDGSLDRESNMNFGEGGAGAYTDGKLSTRINHPMVRKVIEAFAKYGAPDHILIEGKPHIGSDLLPGAVAKLREELIAGGCQVYFEQRVEDLLYRDGRIAGVKMADGRTLESDRVILAPGNSARELYERFAADGRVSVEAKPFALGFRAEHPQSLINGIQYGSAAKHSKLPPADYKLAENLDVDGEVRGVYSFCMCPGGIVVPTPTEEGLQCTNGMSNSRRNAKYANAGIVVSVSVADFAREGFHGPLAGLEFQRHWESEAYKLGGGRFFAPAQTIPDYLAGRVKKDPGDTSYRPGLAHTDLNQLFPERLTQSIKAALRTFDRKMKGFISDEGKLIGIESRTSSPVRITRGDDLQSVSMRGLYPVGEGCGYAGGIVSSAIDGLRAAEQIATELA from the coding sequence ATGGCGTACCGGGTGAACAACATCGGGCTGTGGCTGGACGAGCCGGAGGAGCTGCTCGGCCAGCGCGCCGCGGAGAAGCTGGGGGTCACCCGGAGTGACCTCGCCTCCGTGCGGGTGGTGCGCTCGGTGCTGGATGCGCGCAAGAAGGGCAGCCCGCGTTACATCTACACGCTGGAGGTGGAGCTGGCCCCGGGCCGCAAGGCGCCGCGGCTGCCCCCGGACGTGAGCGAGGCCCCGCCCGCGCCGGAAGCGCCGCCGCGCGTGAAGGAGCCGGAGAAGCTGCCGCTCATCATCGGCACCGGACCCGCGGGGTTGTTCTGCGCGCTGGGCCTCTTGGAGCGCGGCGTGCGCAGCATCCTGCTGGAGCGCGGCAAGGAGGTCGTCACGCGCCGCAAGGACGTGGCGAAGCTCATGCGCGACGGGTCGCTGGACCGCGAGAGCAACATGAACTTCGGCGAGGGCGGCGCCGGCGCGTACACGGACGGCAAGCTGTCCACGCGCATCAACCACCCCATGGTGCGCAAGGTGATTGAGGCCTTCGCGAAGTACGGCGCGCCGGATCACATCCTCATCGAGGGCAAGCCGCACATCGGCTCCGACCTCTTGCCGGGCGCGGTGGCGAAGCTGCGCGAGGAACTCATCGCGGGCGGCTGCCAGGTGTACTTCGAGCAGCGCGTGGAGGACCTGCTCTACCGCGACGGCCGCATCGCGGGCGTGAAGATGGCGGACGGGCGCACGCTGGAGAGCGACCGCGTCATCCTGGCGCCGGGCAACTCCGCGCGCGAGCTGTATGAGCGCTTCGCCGCCGACGGCCGCGTGAGCGTGGAGGCCAAGCCCTTCGCGCTGGGCTTCCGCGCGGAGCACCCGCAGTCACTCATCAACGGCATCCAGTACGGCTCCGCCGCGAAGCACTCCAAGCTGCCGCCCGCGGACTACAAGCTGGCGGAGAACCTGGACGTGGACGGCGAGGTGCGCGGCGTCTACTCGTTCTGCATGTGCCCCGGTGGCATCGTGGTGCCCACGCCCACCGAAGAGGGGCTGCAGTGCACCAACGGCATGAGCAACTCGCGGCGCAACGCGAAGTACGCCAACGCGGGCATCGTCGTGTCGGTGTCCGTCGCGGACTTCGCGCGCGAGGGCTTCCACGGACCGCTGGCGGGCCTGGAGTTCCAGCGGCACTGGGAGTCGGAGGCGTACAAGCTGGGCGGAGGCCGCTTCTTCGCGCCCGCGCAGACCATTCCGGACTACCTGGCCGGCCGCGTGAAGAAGGACCCGGGCGACACCAGCTACCGCCCGGGCCTGGCGCACACGGACCTGAACCAGCTCTTCCCGGAGCGGCTGACGCAGTCCATCAAGGCGGCGCTGCGCACGTTCGACCGGAAGATGAAGGGCTTCATCAGCGACGAGGGGAAGCTCATCGGCATCGAGAGCCGGACGTCCTCGCCGGTGCGCATCACCCGGGGTGACGACCTGCAGTCCGTGTCCATGCGCGGCCTGTACCCGGTGGGCGAGGGCTGCGGGTACGCGGGCGGCATCGTGTCCTCCGCCATTGATGGACTGCGCGCCGCTGAGCAGATTGCCACCGAGCTGGCTTGA